The genomic stretch ATCATGGCTTTGTTTCTAAAGAGGCAGCTTTTGCCATTCTTGTTCATACAGTCTGTTTTACTCCGTGAGCAGTCCTGCTGATTTTTGTGAAGCTACTCAAAGGAAAAGGTACCAGATGGCATAAGTCAGGCTGCTAGAAATCATTCCGATATTACATGTACAGGTCGCTGCTGTAGACAAGAGCACTACTTATACGTGTCATAGTTTTTGTCATCAATGTGACAAAAAGGATTAAATTATAAAATctggaattaaatattttgagtttcataaaatattttttcaatatcCACTAGCAAGATTTTTTTGGAACTCCATTTCCCAGAGTTTCcatttttgggggtttgtgACATTTCAAGGTTTAAAAAGTCACATGAAATGCAATTATGGCTGCTACATAACTTTCTACataaattttcttaaaactgcaGTTTATTTCCTCTAATCAGTAAGACTGAAACTTTTCCATTCTAGGTATCAGCAAAACTTTGGGATATTTCTAAATGAGAATAGAAGGAAatattgttgggttttttccccacaataaATTATTCTAGAAAACAGTTTCTCAAAAAGCTCTGATTTCTCGGGGCTTTGAATCAAGACGTTGGGATTTCTTGGAGAGGTGTAGTGATGCTGGTATCGCATACAAATATGTGCCTCTTGGGCCAGTCCCCCAGGACAGCCTTTTAACGGTCTTGgcaattacattattttttctctttgtgtatTGCTTTATGTTATTTATCACAATGTCTTTTACCTTTCAAGCCAAAACTGTGACCAGAAACAGATACACAGCACTGGAAAGGAGCTGTGGGAGGGTTTCAGTGCCCTGGCCCTTCCGAAAAGCTACCCCACTGTTACAAACAACTTTGATCCATTTCCCCAGCGCTGTCCATCCTCTAcaatggaaaagacaaaatcTACCGCAAAAATGTCACtgtattattatattattagtagtattagTATtatattattagtattattcATATATAATCAtatattattagtattatttcaCTTAAGGTATGTCAAAGTATGCTTCTGAGGTCCCTCCACCATTTTACTTCATCTCCAGGTGAGACCAAGAGTGAGGAGGAGAAATCTCAGCACAacgagattttttttaaaaattgcaactTGAAAACATTAATCCAGTTGTACTTTTATTCCTGATTATTCTCAAACCTGACTGAACGTGATTCATGCTCAGCTGGCTGCCTGTGGGTGACTTCCTTGGTTATTCTccaaatacaggaaaacacCTGTATTATACTTGGGCAAAGAGTTTTAAAACCAGCTACTGATTATGTTTTCCTCAGCTGTGGGTGATCTGAGGTTTTCCTTGGGTGACTGTTCAATGCACAGTGAAAATACGGTGCCTTGATAAGTGACACAGAACATCAaataaaccccccaaaccccaagcCATGCCATGCAAAATCATGCAACACTTGCAGAAATCTTGGCCTGAAGTTCCAAAGCTGTTCTCAAATTACTGTGTTATTCCAGCCCAGGGGAGGGAAGGTTGGAGGCATAAAAagtggggctttttttccaggggGAAATCTGTAACCATAGACCAGCATAAGCCTATGTGTGACATGTCCCCCATACCTAACACCCCTCAGACCAGGCATCCCGAATCTCTGCCCCCAGCATGCCTGGCATGTCCCAAATGACCTTATGGTTTAGTGGGCCTCTATTAGAAGTAAAAGAGAGATGCACTTTCCTGTGTAGCCAGAGCAATGCAGAGGAGAAAGTTATCTACGGGGCAAATCCACAGATTTGTACTGATGTTCCCCATGCCAGTATTTcaacttcctttttaaaatatgaatgaaGAAGTGAATGTACTAGAAAGGCCAAAAGGACTTTAGCTCCATCTGTCTTTCCCAGCCAGTTATTAACCCAGTGGCTGGCCTGTGGTCCCAGTCATTTAACTGGAGAAGTAAGAGGCCACACCATTGCCACGCTGGCTGCAGCCATCTcagctctccccttcccacAGGACTGGGTTAGTCTCCACCCCATCGGTCCCTACGCCAAACTGGGATTGCAATTCAGAATGAGTCAGGAGGACTGGGCTAGGCAATTCAGGTGAGGGGAGAGGGATTGAAACCAGGGGCCAGATCAGGGGTACAAGCCCTCGGCTTGCCAGGAAGGACACAAGGAGCAGGAAGGTTGGAAAAGGAGAGGTTCAACTCATGTAGCAAACAAATAAGGAAGCAGGAGTCACCCAGAGGTGAGAGGATACAGTTTTTTAGGTCTGCCCATGCTGGCCCCTTTGGAGAGGGAAAAAGGGACAATTACGTTGTTGAAAAAGTGTGTCACAGAATGGATGCATAAAGGACTCAAAAGTACATTATGCTACATGTATGTAAGTGTAtatctcacacacacacagtaatCGCCACCAAACGAATACAAAAATGTGTCGTGGATCTCCACAAAAGTGTGTGGTCTGTATTAGATCAATTTTACTGGCTCTGAGGACTCAAAAAAGTATGTAAGTCAGTAAAAGCTACAAATGTGTGGCAATTCTAAAGGCTCAGAGCACACATGTAGGCATACCTTGATTTTTAGAATGCACATGTAGCAACATATTAAAGACACTTTTAAGAAGTCGGAtcattccttctgctttttacaGGTTTTTAGAAATTACTGAAGTAAAGCTAAAAATAAGTGACAGAAAGAATGTGAgtatatactttttttgttgttttgttcttctgGGAACTTCTGATGCTGAAATTTTGATCAGATTTTGTGCTCCCTGGTCATTCATGCTTAGAGACACAAGCAACTTCAACTTAGTTTTCCATCATCCTTGCTCCAGTAAGAGTCTTGTAGCTCATTTCTAACATCAATCACTTGGACTATAAATCTCTGCAATGGATATGGCCATTTAAATCTCCACCTGCACAAACAACAATCAGGCCTAGAAAATAAGGAGGCTCATAAATCTCCACGCTGGTGATTAGTAATATTTTGGATCTGCAACAAGCatgttataaagaaaaaaggaaaaaaaaaaaaaagcaaagctaatTCATTAATTAGGACTGATATGCTGACAATCTGTTTAGTTTatacacagagaaaacacaaacaggGCACAGTTAACATAACATGATGTTAGAAGTTAGTGAATTCCCAAGAGCCCAGGGCTTGGAGATATGGTATCTTAATGTACTTATCCTATTGTGAGTGGGAAGGTGTTATCTTCCAGCCAAATGGTAAAGAGCTGGTTTAAAGTTTAGGTTTGccctttttcttctggcttACATGAGCCAAGGAACCAAGATGGATCAAGAGATAGGAAAGACTTCCTTGCTAGTTACCAAACATGACACTCTGCCTCCTACTGAAACTTTAATCTGCAGACAGTACATAGCACTTGGCAGACGTACCAGTTTGGCCCACCAcgatttttgtttgtttggctggTTTTTGTTTAGTGCATACAAAAAACCCAATGTGATGGTCACACAGATCAGTAAGAGACTTTCCTGTGGCTCCAGTGACCTTGGATTAATTCCAAAGCCACTGCATACCATGGTGACATCTTAGGCTGTACATTTTTGTCCAGAGCTATGTGAATCCTCAGGTAAGCAGCTGAGTAAGTGGAGTTGCTCTTGCACTCAGATCAATCACTGTGTTCAGAAAGGTCCCATGTTCAGACGGTGCCCAGTTCTTTAGTCCCCTGTGTTCAAAACCCTGGCTGCTGGGGGACCTGTGAGATTTCAGGAAGTGTGTGAGGAGGGAAGAAGCTATGGGAGCGAGTTCATGCTTCGCTGCCCTCTTTTGGGCTCCACATGTGGGTTCAGAAGATGATTTTACATGGAGAGCAAGAAGAGCTAGGCCAAGGTTAACTGCTTGTAAAAGCCTGCTCTGCAGAGACTGAATACACATATGCATAAAGATCGTCACTGCAGCGTACATCTGCTCATTCAAACTACAGAGCAACCCACTCATTCACACTAGTGGTAAAACGACTGGGAACGTTTGGCTTCAGTGGTTGCAGAGTATGGTCTAATGCCCTCGCTCCCATCGCTCCCACAGAACCGGCCTTATCTTGCCTCTTTATTCAGACAAAACTCCCTGACTTTTGAGCATGCATGAATCGGCAGACAAAATGCTCCACGGGTACAGCAGAACAAACCACCAACATCTGCTCTGCAACAACACTCcgagaaaagcattttcttctgtgcGATCTCTACCACCcaacaccccccctccccttttccttcatttcagcGCACACCCTTGCCACCCCATCCACAGCCACACCGACCCTCCCCGGTGGCGCAGTGCTGTCCCTCAGCTTGGCGGGCTCCACGGACCACCGGCATCTCGGCCGCCTGGCACATCTGCGGACTGGGCAGCCTCCGGGATGCCTACAGCTGGGGGGACtcaaggagggagaggggagtgggaCTTGTCGGAGGTCACCcaggaaagctgaaagaagTCAGAtcctcctgcctccagcccctGGGCTGTGATGGTGAGGTCCATGCTGCCGGCCGGGCGGCAGAGCGCTCCCTTCCTGGAATACACTAGTAGCTGGACAGGATGCGTTCACAAATATAATCATCCACAAATCTCCCCCAGATTAGGTTACAAGGCAGCGTTTTGACGGCACGCATTACAAAGCTCCCTGGAAGGCTTGGCTGGTGGATCTGCTGCTCTCTCTGCTCATGACCCATTTTGGCTTTCATCAAGAATCATGACACCAGCTGCCTGGGTCATCtaggaggcagggagggggagagcaaCCCTGGGCTGGAAAGGGaagtggggaaggagaaggagaaggaggaggaggaagggggaggataGAAAGACGGAGCGGGGGGAGAGAGCGAAAGCGAGTTGCTTTGCTCCAGTTGTGAAGATTTGAATCCCAGTTCCGAGCTCTCGGCAAAGGCTTGCCGGGATACCTCATTCCCTGTCCTGTGCAAAGGTCTGTGATTGGGGATGTGGTGTGCTCAGTGGGCAGGGCCCCTCCCCTGGGCTGGATCCGCCTCTCTTATCCCCCAGATAAATTACTAGTGTCCTCACTAAATTCCTcggctttctctctctctctccctctccctctctcacaCACGCTCACTCCCTCCCTCAAACACTGGCAAAgcggggttggggggcgggagggcgggggtcCTCTCTGGACTGGTATCGCGCCttagtgctgggggggggcggggaaggggaggaaaatactggtgccccttctctcctccgCCGCCTTGAAGTAGATTTGAGGAgctgcccttcctccccctcctcccccttcccgcTGGTCCTTTGGCATCTTCCAGACCATGTCCACTGGGTCCCTCAGTGATGTGGAAGATCTGCAGGAGGTGGAGATGCTGGAGTGCGATGGCCTGAAAATGGATACTAACAAAGAGTTTGGGGCGTCCACCGAGAGCAACGAGGAGGGATCCAATGGCGAGAATGGCTCCCCTCAGAAGGGGAGAGGGGCCTCGGGCAAGAGGAAGAAAGCTCCCCCCAAGAAGAGCCCTTTAAATGGAGTGAGCCAGGAGGGAAAGCAGGTCCAGAGAAACGCTGCCAACGCCAGGGAGAGGGCGAGGATGAGGGTCCTTAGCAAAGCCTTCTCCAGGCTTAAGACCACCCTGCCCTGGGTGCCCCCAGACACCAAGCTTTCCAAACTGGACACCTTGAGGTTGGCCTCCAGCTACATTGCTCACCTGAGGCAGATCCTGGCCAATGACAAGTACGAAAACGGCTACATCCACCCAGTCAACCTGGTAAGTCACAGCCCGCCGGGGCCAGGCactctgtgtgtatgtgcacgGGGAGAGGCGGGCGAGGAGCTGGGATGGGGCATGTGCGGGGAGAAACATTCGCTGTGCTTCTCACAGAGAGGCTGGTGCCAGTGGGGTGGCAAGGGGTACTGTGCGAGGGGAcaggctcccagctgccctcccGCCCTGTGCCCCAAGAGCTGAGCCTCCCGGGCCCTGTCCCCTGCTCCCGGCAAGCCCCTccaggggacaggcaggggccACGCTGGCCACACACAGGCA from Buteo buteo chromosome 9, bButBut1.hap1.1, whole genome shotgun sequence encodes the following:
- the TCF21 gene encoding transcription factor 21; this encodes MSTGSLSDVEDLQEVEMLECDGLKMDTNKEFGASTESNEEGSNGENGSPQKGRGASGKRKKAPPKKSPLNGVSQEGKQVQRNAANARERARMRVLSKAFSRLKTTLPWVPPDTKLSKLDTLRLASSYIAHLRQILANDKYENGYIHPVNLTWPFMVAGKPESDLKEVVNTNRLCGPTAS